The genomic window TGCCCCATCGAAGTCCAAGTGTCGGTATAGACCGCGTCGGCGTCGCGCACCGCCTGGGCCGGGTCGTTGGTCAGCATCACGCCCGCGCGCCGCGCTTGGGCGGCAAACTCCGGGCGCGGCTCATAGCCTTTGGGATAGGCCAGGCGAACTTGCATCCCCAGCACCGTAGCGGCCTCGATCCAGCTATGAGCGAGGTTGAAACCGTCGCCCACGAAGGCCACGCATTGCGCCCGCAACGGGCCGCGCCGCTCGCGTAGGGTCAGCAGATCGGCCAGGAGCTGACAGGGATGGAGCAGGTCGGTCAGGCCGTTGATCACCGGGACGCTGGCCTCGTTCGCCAGTTCCAGCGCAGTCTGATGGGCGAAGGTGCGAATCATGATCAGATCGACCCAGCGCGAGAGGTTGCGCGCCACATCCTTGACTGCTTCGCGTTCGCCCAGGCCGACTTCGTTGGGTCCAAGGTAGATGGCGTGGCCGCCGAGCTGCCCCATGCCGGTTTCGAAGGTCAGGCGGGTGCGCAACGAAGGCTTCTGAAAAATCATCGCCATGGTTCGGCCGCGCAGATAGGGATGCTCCAGGCCGTGTTTGAGGTCTGCTTTCAGCCAAGCGGCCAGATCGAGCAAGGCCTCGACTTCATCCGCGCGAAGCGCGCTAAGGGCCAAAAAATCGCGTTTCATTGACTTGTTGCCGCCAGCGCCCGGCCGATCATTTCCAGGCCGGCGTCGGCCTGGGCGCGAGTCAGATTAAGTGGCGGCAACAGGCGCATCACATTACCGGCGGTGGCGTTGAGAATGAGCCCCTGGCGCAGGCAGTCTTCGACCACCGGGCGTGGGTCGCGGGCCAACGCCGCGCCGATGATCATGCCCTGACCGCGAACCTCCCTGATGGTGTCGCCAGCGCGATCCAGCGCGCGTAGCCCTTCCATGAGATAGTTGCCCAGGGTTCGGCCATTTTCCAACAAGCCCTCGCGCTCGATAGTTTCCATCACCGCCAGAGCCGCGGCGCAGGCCACCGGATTGCCGCCGAAGGTGGTGCCATGGCTGCCTGGACTGAGACATTCGGCGACCTCTGGCCGTGCCAGCATCGCGCCGATCGGCAGGCCGCCGCCCAGGGCCTTGGCTAGAGTCATGATGTCGGGCCGCACCCCGGCGTGCTGGTGCGCATAGAGCCGTCCGGTGCGTCCGACGCCGACCTGAACTTCATCGAAAATCAACAGCAGGCGATGGCGATCGCACAACGCGCGCAGGGCGGCCAGATAGTTGGGATGGGGCACCACGACCCCACCTTCGCCCTGGATAGGCTCGACCATGATCGCTACGGTGCGCCCGCTCAAGGCCGATTCCACCGCGCTCACATCGTCGAAGGGCACCAGCTTGACGCCCGGCAATAACGGCAAGAAGCCCTGGTGATACTTTTCCTGACCGGTGACGCTGAGCGTGGCCAAGGTGCGGCCATGGAAGGAGTTATGCATCGCGATGATCTCGAAGCGCCCCTCGCTCTGGGCGCTACCCCAGCGGCGAGCCAGCTTGATCGCGGCCTCGTTAGCCTCAGCTCCCGAATTGCAAAAGAACACCTTGGCCTGGTGGAAGCTCTCCGACAGCTTGGCCGCCAGCCGTGCCATCGGCTCGGTATGGAAGACGTTGGAGACGTGAATCAGGGTTTCGGCCTGCCGCTTGATCGCGTCGACCACGGCGGGATGGCAATGGCCCAAACTGGTCACCGCCAAGCCGCAAAAAAAATCCAGGTAGCGCTTACCCTCGACGTCATAGAGATAGGTACCCTCACCGCGGGCCAGCGCCACGGGCAGGCAGCCGTACACGTTGACCAGGTGCTGATGGGTAAGATCGACGATCTCGGCGTTGGTCATGATAGCTCCTGTGGTGGGCCGGCGCTCGCTGAGCCGCGGCTTCAAGCCGCGTTAACCAGGCTGGGGGTGGCGGTCGCGCTGCTCACCACCTGGGTGCCGATTCCGGCGCGGGTGAAGATTTCATGCAGCAGTACATGCAGGAGGCGACCATCGACAATATGAGTCTTGCCCACCCCCGCGGCCAGCGCCTCGATGCAGCATTCGACCTTGGGAATCATCCCTTCGGAAATCACACCCTGGGCGATTAGTGCGCTGGCGCGCGAGGCCTCCAGGGTGGAGATGAGTTGACCGTCGCGGTCGACAATTCCGGCCACGTCCGTCATCAGCATCAACTTGTCGGCCTTGAGCGCGCTGGCTAGCTTTCCGGCCACCAGGTCGGCGTTGATGTTGTAGCTTTGGCCTTCGCCGTCGCAGCCCACCGGCGAGATGACCGGAATGAAATCCGCGGCCTGCAAGGTCCGCAGCAGCTCGGGATTGACCGCTACCACTTCGCCCACCAGGCCGATATCGACTTCGCTGGCCAAACCCTGGGCGTCGTGCAGCATCATCCGCAGCTTGCGCGCCAGCAGCAGGTTACCGTCTTGTCCGGACAGGCCGATGGCGCGCCCGCCATGGCGCCCCAACAGCATCACCAGCTCCTTGTTGATGCGCCCCAGCGCCATTTCGACCAGCTCCATGGTGGCCTGATCAGTCACGCGCAGGCCGCGTACAAAGCTGGATTGCAAACCCATCCGCTTGATCAGATCGGAAATCTGCGGCCCGCCGCCGTGCACTACCACCGGTTTGATCCCGACCAGATGGAGCAGAACCACGTCTTGGGCGAAGCCCTGCTTGAGTTCGTCGGCCAGCATCGCATGACCGCCGTACTTGATCACGCACGTGGTGCCGCGAAAGCGCTGGATGAAAGGCAGCGCCTCGATCAGGACCTGCGCGCGTTCAATCAAATCTTCCACTGACTCCACCCCGGCCGGTTTTGGTTTGTGAAGCTACAGAATATAGCGTGAGAGATCCTCGTCGCGCACGATCGGGTCTAATCGCTCGTGGACGTAGGCGCTATCGATCGCTACTCGCTTTTCACTCAATTCTGGGGCGGTGAAGGAAATGTCGTCCAGCAGCCGCTCCAGCACCGTGTGCAGGCGGCGGGCCCCGATATTTTCCGAACGCGCGTTGACCGC from Candidatus Binataceae bacterium includes these protein-coding regions:
- the argF gene encoding ornithine carbamoyltransferase, translating into MKRDFLALSALRADEVEALLDLAAWLKADLKHGLEHPYLRGRTMAMIFQKPSLRTRLTFETGMGQLGGHAIYLGPNEVGLGEREAVKDVARNLSRWVDLIMIRTFAHQTALELANEASVPVINGLTDLLHPCQLLADLLTLRERRGPLRAQCVAFVGDGFNLAHSWIEAATVLGMQVRLAYPKGYEPRPEFAAQARRAGVMLTNDPAQAVRDADAVYTDTWTSMGQEQDAERRLRDFAGFQLNAALIKLAKPDALVMHCLPAHRGQEITDEVIDGPASVVLEQAENRLHAQKAVMLWLLKPEVARRGV
- a CDS encoding acetylornithine transaminase — translated: MTNAEIVDLTHQHLVNVYGCLPVALARGEGTYLYDVEGKRYLDFFCGLAVTSLGHCHPAVVDAIKRQAETLIHVSNVFHTEPMARLAAKLSESFHQAKVFFCNSGAEANEAAIKLARRWGSAQSEGRFEIIAMHNSFHGRTLATLSVTGQEKYHQGFLPLLPGVKLVPFDDVSAVESALSGRTVAIMVEPIQGEGGVVVPHPNYLAALRALCDRHRLLLIFDEVQVGVGRTGRLYAHQHAGVRPDIMTLAKALGGGLPIGAMLARPEVAECLSPGSHGTTFGGNPVACAAALAVMETIEREGLLENGRTLGNYLMEGLRALDRAGDTIREVRGQGMIIGAALARDPRPVVEDCLRQGLILNATAGNVMRLLPPLNLTRAQADAGLEMIGRALAATSQ
- the argB gene encoding acetylglutamate kinase, with the translated sequence MEDLIERAQVLIEALPFIQRFRGTTCVIKYGGHAMLADELKQGFAQDVVLLHLVGIKPVVVHGGGPQISDLIKRMGLQSSFVRGLRVTDQATMELVEMALGRINKELVMLLGRHGGRAIGLSGQDGNLLLARKLRMMLHDAQGLASEVDIGLVGEVVAVNPELLRTLQAADFIPVISPVGCDGEGQSYNINADLVAGKLASALKADKLMLMTDVAGIVDRDGQLISTLEASRASALIAQGVISEGMIPKVECCIEALAAGVGKTHIVDGRLLHVLLHEIFTRAGIGTQVVSSATATPSLVNAA